A genomic region of Deltaproteobacteria bacterium contains the following coding sequences:
- a CDS encoding nitroreductase family protein gives MAMVKLEPPARLDMSLGEAMFTQRAIRRLKPEPVSDEDIRMLMDAASKAPSSRNEQRVRFLVVRDRGKIREFAELYREAWWAKRPAGWKPEDSQPGDLHLSAMRLADDMKDVPTVVLAISTVPGQATSVLPAAQNLMLAARALGIGSVLTTLHPTVTDRVRALFKLPPEAEVHCCIPLGYPKGRFGTTARRPTSETTYYEEWGTPPPWQ, from the coding sequence GCGATGGTGAAGCTCGAACCCCCCGCGCGGCTCGACATGAGCCTCGGGGAAGCCATGTTCACGCAGCGGGCCATCCGCCGGCTCAAGCCGGAACCGGTGAGCGACGAGGACATCCGCATGTTGATGGACGCCGCGTCCAAAGCGCCCAGCTCGCGCAACGAGCAGAGAGTACGTTTCCTGGTGGTGCGGGACCGGGGGAAAATTCGGGAGTTCGCGGAGCTCTACCGCGAGGCATGGTGGGCGAAACGCCCTGCGGGTTGGAAGCCCGAAGACTCCCAGCCGGGAGACCTGCATCTATCGGCCATGCGGCTGGCGGACGACATGAAGGACGTGCCGACAGTGGTCCTGGCCATATCCACCGTGCCCGGACAGGCCACCTCGGTCCTCCCCGCGGCACAGAACCTCATGCTGGCCGCCCGTGCCTTGGGCATCGGATCGGTGCTCACCACCCTCCACCCCACCGTGACCGACCGGGTCCGCGCCCTCTTCAAGCTCCCGCCGGAAGCGGAAGTGCACTGCTGCATCCCTTTGGGCTATCCCAAGGGCCGGTTCGGCACCACCGCCCGCCGCCCCACCTCCGAGACCACCTACTACGAGGAGTGGGGCACCCCGCCGCCGTGGCAGTGA
- a CDS encoding amidohydrolase family protein, whose product MTPKTVDADAHVVETPFTWEFMTEAERAHAPFAVKQDGGAEYWVVDNRLHPKNNNIGPNTSAGQREMRDLDARLKHMDELEVDVQVLYPTLMLRPCTQSRATEMAMCRSYNRWLAEIWKKGRGRLRWVCMPPLLSMDALRDELEFAKENGACGIFMRGVEHEKRLSNPDLFPLYEIATDLDLPICVHAGTNSTAIHDLYEGETGFSRFKLPVVGTFHSLLMEGTPALFPKIRWGFVEVSAQWVPYALNDLRLRFQKMGRPIPDNLMAENRMYVACQTTDDLPVILKDSGEDNLVIGTDYGHNDTSSQIEALRMLRSEGSVPSAIIDKILGDNARALYGL is encoded by the coding sequence ATGACCCCGAAAACCGTTGACGCCGACGCCCACGTCGTTGAAACGCCCTTCACCTGGGAGTTCATGACCGAGGCCGAACGCGCACACGCACCCTTCGCCGTCAAGCAGGACGGCGGCGCCGAGTACTGGGTGGTGGACAACCGGCTGCACCCCAAGAACAACAACATCGGCCCCAACACCTCCGCCGGCCAGCGCGAGATGCGCGACCTGGACGCCCGGCTCAAGCACATGGACGAGCTGGAGGTGGACGTGCAGGTGCTCTACCCCACGCTGATGCTGCGGCCCTGCACCCAGAGCCGGGCCACCGAGATGGCCATGTGCAGGAGCTACAACCGATGGCTCGCCGAGATCTGGAAGAAGGGCCGGGGCCGGCTGCGGTGGGTGTGCATGCCTCCCCTGCTCTCCATGGACGCGCTACGGGATGAGCTGGAGTTCGCCAAGGAAAACGGCGCCTGCGGCATCTTCATGCGCGGCGTCGAGCACGAGAAGCGCCTGAGCAATCCCGACCTGTTCCCGCTCTACGAGATCGCCACCGACCTGGACCTCCCCATCTGCGTCCACGCCGGCACCAACAGCACCGCCATCCACGACCTCTACGAGGGCGAGACCGGCTTCTCGCGCTTCAAGCTGCCGGTGGTGGGGACGTTCCACTCGCTGCTCATGGAAGGGACTCCGGCGCTGTTCCCCAAGATCCGTTGGGGCTTCGTCGAGGTGAGCGCCCAGTGGGTGCCCTATGCCCTGAACGACCTGCGGCTCCGCTTCCAGAAGATGGGCCGCCCCATCCCCGACAACCTCATGGCCGAGAACCGCATGTACGTGGCCTGCCAGACCACCGACGACCTGCCGGTAATCCTCAAGGACTCGGGCGAGGACAACCTCGTCATCGGCACCGACTACGGCCACAACGACACCTCCAGCCAGATCGAGGCGCTGCGCATGCTCCGCAGCGAGGGCTCGGTGCCCAGCGCCATCATCGACAAGATCCTGGGAGACAACGCGCGGGCGCTGTACGGGCTTTAG